The sequence CTCGAAGACGGCACGCCGGTCGACATCGTGCTCAACCCGCTGGGCGTTCCTTCCCGCATGAATATCGGCCAGATCATGGAGGCCCACCTGGGCTGGGCTGCCCGCGGGCTGTCCAGCAAGGTGCGCCAGATGGTCGAGGCCGAGAGCGCGGCCAAGTCCATCCGGGAATGGCTCCTCCGGACCTATAACTCACCCCGGTTTGCTGCCTACCTCGAGACGCTCGACGACGAGCAGCTCCGGAACGTCGCCAAGGCGCTGGCCGAAGGCGTCTACGTCGCCTCGCCTGTCTTCAGCGGTGCGACCGAGTCCGAGATCAAGAAATACCTGTCGCTCGCCGGATTGCCCGATTCGGGCCAGACAGAGCTTTACGACGGCCGCAACGGCAACAAGTTCCAGAAGCCGGTGACCATCGGATCCGTATACATGCTCAAGTTGCACCACCTGGTCGACGACAAGATCCACGCCCGTTCCACCGGGCCTTACTCGCTGGTCACGCAGCAGCCGCTCGGCGGCAAGGCGCAGTTCGGCGGCCAGCGGCTCGGCGAGATGGAAGTGTGGGCGCTCGAAGCGTACGGCGCGGCCTACACACTCCAGGAGTTCCTCACGGTGAAGTCCGACGACGTCCCCGGCAGGGCCCGGATGTACGAGTCGATCGTCAAGGGAAACTTCTCGCTCGAACCGGGCCTGCCCGAGTCTTTCAACGTCCTCATCAAGGAACTGCAGGCGTTGGGGCTCGACGTCAACCTGATCAGCGAAGAATCGAACTAAACAAAAGCACTGTCTAACGATACCGGAGGCGCCACTTGGAAGACCTCTTTACGCGAGCAGAGAAACCGAAAGACCCGGTCTTTTTTTCGGGCATCCGCATCTCGATAGCTTCTCCCGACCAGATCCGCAAATGGTCGCACGGCGAAGTCAAGAAGCCCGAGACGCTCAATTACCGGACCTTCAAGCCCGAGCGCGACGGCCTTTTCTGCGCGAAGATCTTCGGCCCGACGAAGGACTACGAGTGCAACTGCGGCAAGTACAAGCGCATGAAGCACCGGGGAATCGTCTGCGAAAAGTGCGGCGTCGAGGTGATCCAGTCCAAGGTTCGCCGCGAACGGATGGGGCACATCGACCTGGCTTCCCCGGTCGCCCACATCTGGTTCCTCAAGAGCCTTCCGAGCCGGATCGCCACGCTTCTCAACATGCCGATGAAGGATGTCGAGGCGGTCATCTACTTCGAGAAGTTCATCGTCATCGATCCGGGGACGACCGACCTCGAAGTCAACGAGGTCATGACCGAATCTCGCTACCGCGAAAAGCGCGAGCAGCACGGGGATGCCTTCAAGGCCGGGATCGGCGCCGAAGCCATCCAGAAGCTTCTGGCCTCCCTCGACCTCGAAAATCTTTCCGAATCGCTCCGCAAGGAGATGCTTTCGACGCCATCCGAGGCCAAGAAGAAAAAGATTTCCAAACAGCTCAAGATCGTAGAGGCATTTCGTGACAGCAATCAGCGGCCCGAGTGGATGGTCCAGAACGTCATCCCGGTGCTCCCGCCGGACCTGCGTCCGTTGGTGCCGCTGGACGGCGGACGCTTCGCGACCTCCGATCTCAACGACCTCTATCGCCGGGTCATCAACCGGAACAACCGGCTTAAGCGCCTCCTCGACCTTTCGGCTCCCGAGATCATCATCCGGAACGAGAAGCGCATGCTCCAGGAGGCGGTCGATGCCCTGTTCGACAACGGGCGCCGCGGCAAGCTCATCACCGGGTCCAACAAGCGTCCGCTCAAGTCGCTCTCCGACATGCTCAAGGGGAAGGGGGGGCGTTTTCGGCAGAACCTGCTCGGAAAGCGCGTCGACTATTCCGGACGTTCGGTCATCGTCGTCGGACCCGAGCTCAAGCTGCACCAGTGCGGCCTGCCCAAGAAGATGGCGCTCGAGCTGTTCAAGCCCTTTATCTTTAACAAGCTCGAAGAGGCGGGTCACGCCGCTACGATCAAGGCCGCCAAGAAGATGGTCGAGAAGGAAAAGCGCGAGGTCTGGGATGCGCTCGACGAAGTCATCCGTCAGCTTCCGGTCATGCTCAACCGCGCTCCGACCCTGCACCGCCTCGGCATCCAGGCGTTCGAACCGGTCCTGATCGAAGGGAAGGCGATCCAGCTTCACCCGCTGGTCTGCTTTGCGTTCAACGCCGACTTCGACGGTGACCAGATGGCGGTCCACGTGCCGCTCTCGGTCGAGGCGCAGATGGAAGCGCGCGTCCTGATGATGTCCACAAACAACATCCTTTCCCCCGCGAACGGCAAGCCGGTCATCGCTCCGTCGCAGGACATCGTCCTCGGCATCTACTTCCTCACTCGCCAGCGCGACGGCGTCAAGGGCGACGGTAAACTCTTCTCGAGCCCCGAGGAGGTTCGCATCGCTTACGACGCGGGCGAAGCCGATCTCCAGGCGCCCATCCGGGTCCGCATGGACGGCCAACGGGTCGAGACGACCGTCGGGCGCGTTCTGCTTTACGAAGTCGTGCCCCGGGAAGTGCCGTTCCAGCACGTCAACAAGGTCATGAAGAAGAAGGATCTGGCCGAGCTGATCGACGTCACCTACCGCAATTGCGGCCAGAAGGCGACCGTCATCCTTGCCGATCAGCTCAAGAACACGGGCTTCCATTTCGCGACGCTGTCGGGCATCTCCATCTGCATCAACGACATGAAGATCCCGTCCAGCAAGGGCGTGATGCTCGACAAGGCCACGGCCGAAGTCGAGAGCGTTATCGAGGAGCACCGCGAGGGGCTCATCACCAACGGCGAACGTTACAATAAGGTCGTCGACATCTGGTCAGCCGCCACCGAGCAGATCGCGAAGGAGATGCTCCGCGAGATGAGCATCGAAACGGTCAAGGGCAAGGACGGCAAAGAAACCAAGGTCACCAGCTTCAACCCGATCTACATGATGGCCGACTCGGGCGCCCGAGGCTCCGAAAAGCAGATGGTGCAGCTTGCCGGCATGCGAGGCCTCATGGCCAAACCTTCCGGCGAGATCATCGAGACGCCGATCACCGCCAACTTCCGCGAGGGGCTGACCGTCGGCCAGTACTTCATCTCCACGCACGGCGCGCGAAAGGGCCTTGCCGACACCGCGCTCAAGACCGCCAACTCCGGCTACCTGACGCGTCGCCTGGTCGACGTGGCGCAAGATTGCATCGTCGCAGAAGACGATTGCCGGACGCTCGACGGCATCCCGGTTCGGGCACTGATCGAAGGCGGCGAGATCATCGACCGCCTCTCCGATCGCATCCTTGGCCGCGTGGCGCTCGAAGATCTCTATGACGCCGACGACAACCTCATGCTCGAGGCCAATCTCGAGATCACCGAGGAAGCCGCCCGAAAGATTGAGAACTCCGGCATCGACGAAGTCAAGATCCGTTCGGCCCTGACCTGCGAGAGCAAGCGGGGCGTTTGCGCCCTTTGCTACGGCCGCGACCTCGCACGCGGCAAGATGGTCGCCAAGGGAGAGTCGGTCGGCATTATCGCCGCACAGTCCATCGGCGAGCCGGGCACCCAGCTCACGATGCGGACGTTCCACATCGGCGGCACCGCCTCCCGACTGGTCGCGCAGAGCTCGCACACGGCGAAGCACGCGGCGCGGGTCAAGTTCCAGGGAATCGTGGCCGTTCGCAATCGCGAAGGCCACTTGGTGCCGATGAATCGCAACGGGTTCCTCGTCCTCCTCGACGATGCCCACCGCGAGCGCGAGAAGTACCAGATCCCCTACGGGGCGACGCTCCTTATCGACGACGGCGACAAAGTCAAGGAAGGGCAGACGCTCGCCGAGTGGGACCCCTACAATATCCCGATCCTCACCGAGGTCCACGGGAAGGTCAAGTTCGGCGACATCATCGACAGCGTGTCCATGCGCGAACAGGTCGACGAGCTGTCGGGCCGCTCGACCCGCGTGATCATCGAGACGAAAGATCCCGACGTTCGTCCTCGTATCTCGATCAAGGGGGCCGACGGCCGCACGCTCAAGCTTCCCGGGTCAAACAGCGAAGCCCGCTACAGCCTTCCGAGCGGCGCAAATATCCTTGTCGAGGAAGGGCAGGATCTGCTCGCCGGCGATATCATCGCCAAGATTCCGCGCGAGACCACCAAGACCAAGGACATCACCGGCGGTCTTCCCCGCGTCGCTGAACTGTTCGAGGCGCGTAAACCGAAAGAGGCCGCCGTCATCTCGGAAATCGACGGCGTCGTCCGTCTTCTCCGAAAGGACTTTCGGGGCAAGGCA comes from Candidatus Deferrimicrobiaceae bacterium and encodes:
- the rpoC gene encoding DNA-directed RNA polymerase subunit beta', producing MEDLFTRAEKPKDPVFFSGIRISIASPDQIRKWSHGEVKKPETLNYRTFKPERDGLFCAKIFGPTKDYECNCGKYKRMKHRGIVCEKCGVEVIQSKVRRERMGHIDLASPVAHIWFLKSLPSRIATLLNMPMKDVEAVIYFEKFIVIDPGTTDLEVNEVMTESRYREKREQHGDAFKAGIGAEAIQKLLASLDLENLSESLRKEMLSTPSEAKKKKISKQLKIVEAFRDSNQRPEWMVQNVIPVLPPDLRPLVPLDGGRFATSDLNDLYRRVINRNNRLKRLLDLSAPEIIIRNEKRMLQEAVDALFDNGRRGKLITGSNKRPLKSLSDMLKGKGGRFRQNLLGKRVDYSGRSVIVVGPELKLHQCGLPKKMALELFKPFIFNKLEEAGHAATIKAAKKMVEKEKREVWDALDEVIRQLPVMLNRAPTLHRLGIQAFEPVLIEGKAIQLHPLVCFAFNADFDGDQMAVHVPLSVEAQMEARVLMMSTNNILSPANGKPVIAPSQDIVLGIYFLTRQRDGVKGDGKLFSSPEEVRIAYDAGEADLQAPIRVRMDGQRVETTVGRVLLYEVVPREVPFQHVNKVMKKKDLAELIDVTYRNCGQKATVILADQLKNTGFHFATLSGISICINDMKIPSSKGVMLDKATAEVESVIEEHREGLITNGERYNKVVDIWSAATEQIAKEMLREMSIETVKGKDGKETKVTSFNPIYMMADSGARGSEKQMVQLAGMRGLMAKPSGEIIETPITANFREGLTVGQYFISTHGARKGLADTALKTANSGYLTRRLVDVAQDCIVAEDDCRTLDGIPVRALIEGGEIIDRLSDRILGRVALEDLYDADDNLMLEANLEITEEAARKIENSGIDEVKIRSALTCESKRGVCALCYGRDLARGKMVAKGESVGIIAAQSIGEPGTQLTMRTFHIGGTASRLVAQSSHTAKHAARVKFQGIVAVRNREGHLVPMNRNGFLVLLDDAHREREKYQIPYGATLLIDDGDKVKEGQTLAEWDPYNIPILTEVHGKVKFGDIIDSVSMREQVDELSGRSTRVIIETKDPDVRPRISIKGADGRTLKLPGSNSEARYSLPSGANILVEEGQDLLAGDIIAKIPRETTKTKDITGGLPRVAELFEARKPKEAAVISEIDGVVRLLRKDFRGKADSDVKIVDSGDTDMRVGEIVKKRELTEENDRVKKQGGRVAKSGPIGKASIQVVPEIGVPREYTIPRGKHITVHDGERVRSGEALMDGSPNPHDILRVQGDKELARFLVDEIQEVYRLQGVRINDKHIEVIVRQMLRRVKITDPGDTTFLIGQSVEKALFREENVRVKQQEGKPAMAEPLLLGITKASLSTESWISAASFQETTKILTDASVHGRIDLLTGLKENVIMGRLIPAGTGSPLYRDVDFESDPPLLSEIRPEVVEEPIEPIPDEEDEDDILDEPKLVIRRSKTPKIEEE